One window from the genome of Engraulis encrasicolus isolate BLACKSEA-1 chromosome 16, IST_EnEncr_1.0, whole genome shotgun sequence encodes:
- the LOC134466312 gene encoding transcription factor HES-1-B-like translates to MPTDNMEKSSASPVAATPAHLVTTSTIPKTASERRKSSKPIVEKRRRARINESLCQLKTLILNALKKDTSRHSKLEKADILEMTVKHLRNLQQLQMSGALNTDPSVLGKYRAGFSECMNEVTRFLSTCEGVNADIRTQLLSHLASCIAHISIMNCPTQHPVPSCTTHPAFGHGVVQVACASQQLNGVVCKNGTTVSISSEAAKVYGGFQILPATDGKFAFLIPSSAFVPSGPVLPFHGPNTGGAGTLHGSPIAQLVPGDSVWRPW, encoded by the exons ATGCCAACGGATAACATGGAGAAATCATCCGCGTCTCCTGTTGCTGCTACACCGGCACATTTAGTAACGACCTCTACTATTCCCAAGACCGCATCGGAGCGCAGAAAG TCATCCAAACCCATCGTGGAGAAAAGAAGACGGGCACGTATCAACGAAAGTCTGTGCCAGTTGAAGACACTTATTCTGAATGCCCTCAAAAAAGAC ACTTCCAGACATTCCAAACTTGAGAAAGCGGATATTCTGGAAATGACAGTGAAACACCTTAGGAATCTTCAGCAACTTCAGATGAGTG GTGCCTTAAACACGGACCCGTCAGTACTTGGCAAGTACCGGGCTGGCTTTAGCGAGTGCATGAATGAAGTTACGCGTTTTCTGTCAACTTGCGAAGGGGTCAACGCCGACATAAGGACTCAACTCCTCAGTCACTTGGCGAGTTGCATCGCGCACATCAGTATAATGAACTGTCCAACACAGCACCCGGTTCCGTCTTGCACAACTCACCCCGCCTTCGGACACGGTGTCGTGCAAGTCGCGTGCGCCTCTCAGCAGCTAAACGGCGTGGTTTGCAAAAATGGCACGACAGTGAGCATCTCCTCGGAGGCAGCAAAGGTTTACGGTGGCTTCCAGATATTGCCTGCAACGGATGGGAAATTCGCCTTCCTGATTCCTAGCTCTGCATTCGTGCCAAGTGGACCGGTTCTTCCATTCCACGGGCCAAACACGGGTGGTGCAGGAACGCTGCACGGGTCGCCTATTGCGCAGCTGGTCCCGGGTGATTCGGTGTGGAGACCCTGGTAG